ATTTTTGTTCAAATCTTTTGGGTCTGCTTTGGTTCAAGATTGACAAACGCCACCGGACGGTTACCCTGGAAAATCTAACTCACTGCTTTGGCAATCAAATGGGGCCTAAACAGATCGAAATTATGGGTAAACAAGTATTTAAAAATATAGCTGCCATAATTTTTGAAGTGGCCTGGAGTCAAAAATTTTCCAAAGAAGCCTTGTTATCTCATTTTACAATTAAGGGACTTGAACATATCCGTGCAGCCCATGCCAAGGGAAAAGGCGTCCTCGTATTAACCTGCCATATGGGCAATTTTGAAATGCTGACACCGGCCATTTACGAGACCGGTCTCAAAGGATATGTTATTTATAGAGCCCTTGATTTTAAACCTCTGGATCGTCTGCTCCAAAAACTTCGCCGACGGTTCGGGGTAACGGTCATCCCAACAAGAGGGGCTTTTAAGCAAATTGAGGCGGCATTGGCTCAGGGCGGCATCGTGGGGACACTTCTGGACACAAATGTCAGCTGGCACAAGGGCGTTTTTGTGAATTTTTTTGGTCGGCCGGCCTGTACCAACCAGGGACTTGCGATACTGGCATTAAAAAGCAAAGCCCCGGTGCTCCCCGCGTATACGGCTCGCAAAGATAGAAGCTTCACCATCGAATTTTTACCGGAAATTCCAACGGTGGAAACGGATGACCCAATCAAAAATCTTGAGATCAATACTGAGAATTACAGTAATATTATTGAATCCATGGTCAGGGAATATCCAGACCAGTATTTCTGGGTTCATAACCGGTGGAAAACAAAAAATTTCTGCCATTGGCCCAGGGATAAGAAGAAATGACAAAATTTAAAGTTAGAGAATCAAATCCGTCCCGAATACTGATACGGGGAGCAAACTGGGTTGGCGATGCAATCATGACCACCCCCGTGATAAGAGCTGTCAGGAAAAACTTTCCGAAAGCTGAAATTTTTATACTTGTAAAACCATGGGTTGCACCGGTTTTTCACAACAATCCTTTTGTCGATAAGGTACTGATCTATGAAGACAAAGGCCGCCACAAGAAGGGCTGGGGTACAATACGCCTTGCAAAGGATTTGCGACAGTATCATTTCGACCTTACGGTATTAATGCAAAATGCGTTTGAGGCTGCTTTGATCACTTTCCTTGGGGGAATTGCCGAGCGGCTGGGATATGATACCGACGCAAGGGGGGTACTGCTGAACCGGTGTATTAAACTTGATCCTAAACTTAAACGGGTCCATCTGATTGATTATTATCGGGGAATCCTTAGAGGCGGGGGATTGCACGACGATGGCGGCACCCTTGATCTCTTTATCAGTGACGGCGAAAAAAGGGAAGCCGAAAAAACACTTCAGGAAAATGGTATTGATACGTCAAAACCTGTGATTGCCATTAATCCAGGCGCCACCGGGGGAACGGCAAAACGGTGGTTTCCAGATCGTTTTGCCGAACTTTCTGCAAAGCTTGCCCAACATTTTAGTGTAAAAGTATTAATATTCGGGGGGCCCGGCGATAATGCCCTTGGAGATGAAATTTCTGGATTATCCGGCAATGCTTGTGTGAATCTTGCGGGAAAAACAAACCTTTCCCAGGCCTTTGCCCTGATTGACCAATGTTCGCTTTTTATCACCAACGATTCAGGTTTGATGCATGCCGCAGCGGCCCTTGGCATAAACCAGGTCGCCATCATCGGGTCCACCAACCATATTACAACACCGCCATCTAATCCCAACAGCCGTATCGTCAGGGTGCCCGTTCACTGCAGTCCCTGCATGAAACCTGTGTGCCGGTACGACCATCATCAATGTATGGAGAGTATTTCCGTTGATATGGTTTTCAACGAGGCTGTTACCTTGATGGAGCGTCCAAACCCATGAACATCCTGATCGTTAAAATGAGTGCCATAGGCGACGTCATTCACACCCTACCCGCATTGAATGCTCTCAGATCTCATTTCCCGGATGCCCGTATCACCTGGCTTGTGGAAGAGGCTGCAGCAGATCTTGTTGTCGGACACCCGTCTGTTGACAATGTAATTGTCTCAAAGCGCAAGCGATGGATAAAGGCCCTTTTTTCTTCTTCTTTCCCACGAGCTTTGGTTAAAATCTTATCATTTATCCGTGCGCTCAGGGAAACTGAATATGACATGGTCATTGATTTTCAGGGTTTACTGAAAAGCGGTGTTATGGTCATGCTTGCAAAGGGGAAGAAAAAGATCGGATTTAATAAGGGTATGGAACATGCCGAATGCAGTCATCTGTTCTATAATCATCGAATTGCGCCGGTGAGTATGGAGATCCATGCCCTCAAAAGAGGTTTGATGATGATAGAATCTCTC
This window of the uncultured Desulfobacter sp. genome carries:
- a CDS encoding lysophospholipid acyltransferase family protein, translating into MKLISDDHIYRLLKLLTYALSRLPVWFADFCSNLLGLLWFKIDKRHRTVTLENLTHCFGNQMGPKQIEIMGKQVFKNIAAIIFEVAWSQKFSKEALLSHFTIKGLEHIRAAHAKGKGVLVLTCHMGNFEMLTPAIYETGLKGYVIYRALDFKPLDRLLQKLRRRFGVTVIPTRGAFKQIEAALAQGGIVGTLLDTNVSWHKGVFVNFFGRPACTNQGLAILALKSKAPVLPAYTARKDRSFTIEFLPEIPTVETDDPIKNLEINTENYSNIIESMVREYPDQYFWVHNRWKTKNFCHWPRDKKK
- the waaF gene encoding lipopolysaccharide heptosyltransferase II: MTKFKVRESNPSRILIRGANWVGDAIMTTPVIRAVRKNFPKAEIFILVKPWVAPVFHNNPFVDKVLIYEDKGRHKKGWGTIRLAKDLRQYHFDLTVLMQNAFEAALITFLGGIAERLGYDTDARGVLLNRCIKLDPKLKRVHLIDYYRGILRGGGLHDDGGTLDLFISDGEKREAEKTLQENGIDTSKPVIAINPGATGGTAKRWFPDRFAELSAKLAQHFSVKVLIFGGPGDNALGDEISGLSGNACVNLAGKTNLSQAFALIDQCSLFITNDSGLMHAAAALGINQVAIIGSTNHITTPPSNPNSRIVRVPVHCSPCMKPVCRYDHHQCMESISVDMVFNEAVTLMERPNP